One region of Rhizoctonia solani chromosome 9, complete sequence genomic DNA includes:
- a CDS encoding Tyrosine kinase domain-containing protein, producing MDVTSLLDLSSVYPVKSRPYSPVTFYRGIYRDGKAVALKVTKPYALPGVENARWKRRREEVARIWSECMHPNVVELIGKATCELQNVVVYDWHEYGHLYEYLESQPNADRFQLSTQICKGVAYLHGNDIVSVLSVFVRICNFKVNITIDTRNLCGWQILVSSNGVPRIQLSVGTVSTTTDPVESWSRIWGVVWHGWRHETSTFTFASDVFALGMTILADLIPRSKAGDIVWSNIRKCLSHNAQDRPSAIQVRDAMDEKVKLQYDDQVTDEELDRARPVGQAIRTRTSPLLGFAVLRDDLAMVSPWMRNGYVTVYVVRNPSCNRLGLCAQLAQAISYLHQNRVVHGDIKGPNVLVSDEGTIQITDFGVSITDHQEIEFSGTSMGQGTQRWQAPEILLGLTGSTKEADVYALAMTMIEVFTGQQPYGDINWLQLMHR from the exons ATGGATGTCACCTCTCTTCTTGACTTGAGCTCAGTATACCCAGTAAAATCCCGTCCCTATAGCCCAGTGACTTTTTATCGTGGCATATATCGAGATGGCAAGGCAGTAGCCCTCAAAGTTACCAAACCATACGCTTTGCCTGGAGTGGAAAATGCAAGGTGGAAAAGG AGAAGGGAAGAGGTGGCCCGTATCTGGTCCGAATGTATGCACCCAAACGTTGTGGAACTTATCGGCAAGGCGACCTGTGAATTGCAAAACGTTGTCGTGTATGATTGGCACGAATATGGACATTTGTATGAATACCTTGAATCTCAACCCAATGCGGATCGCTTCCAGTTG AGCACGCAGATATGCAAGGGCGTGGCATATCTACATGGCAATGACATTGTCAGTGTTCTTTCTGTTTTTGTCCGCATTTGCAATTTCAAGGTGAACATTACTATAGATACACGTAACCTGTGTGGT TGGCAGATATTAGTATCAAGCAATGGTGTTCCTCGGATACAGTTATCTGTAGGGACAGTTTCGACCACTACTGATCCTGTCGAGAGCTGGAGTAGAATCTGGGGGGTAGTTTGGCAT GGTTGGCGCCATGAGACTTCCACATTTACATTTGCCAGCGATGTATTTGCACTGGGCATG ACCATACTG GCGGATCTCATACCAAGGAGTAAGGCTGGGGACATTGTATGGAGTAACATCCGTAAATGCCTGTCACATAACGCCCAAGACCGACCATCTGCTATACAAGTTCGAGACGCT ATGGATGAGAAGGTCAAGCTCCAGTACGACGACCAGGTAACTGATGAAGAGCTCG ACCGTGCACGACCTGTTGGTCAAGCTATACGCACGAGAACATCCCCTCTTCTAGGGTTTGCCGTTCTAAGAGATGATCTGGCAATGGTGTCACCATGGATGAGAAACGGTTACGTCACGGTATATGTTGTCAGGAATCCAAGCTGCAATCGCCTTGGATTG TGTGCTCAGCTCGCGCAAGCGATTAGTTATCTCCATCAGAATAGAGTC GTACATGGGGACATCAAAGGC CCCAATGTACTTGTTTCCGATGAAGGCACAATTCAGATTACAGACTTTGGCGTGTCTATCACGGATCACCAGGAGATCGAGTTCAGTGGGACTTCGATGGGTCAAGGTACACAACGATGGCAG GCACCTGAGATACTGCTTGGACTAACGGGTAGTACAAAGGAAGCAgatgtatatgcgcttgcGATG ACAATGATT GAAGTATTCACCGGACAGCAACCATATGGAGACATCAACTGGCTACAATTGATGCATCGGTGA